Proteins found in one Planctomycetes bacterium MalM25 genomic segment:
- the hhoA_3 gene encoding Putative serine protease HhoA precursor, producing MSSEEQVEIKCLGCDRVYYLPPAQEDRRARCRACGDEFTIPATPVSRRPRGPERRRRVSAPDTKLAADIAANATKLSQQKRRDEHGGRSLWMTVSAAAIAALLLLCFFYFFNAPQHSDTADRQPEYLQRGRVGKLAAPRTEFEFQTLADLIESVEPAIVQINTNRSIGSGFVVDPAGLIVTCHHCVDQASSARVTFANEAVMPVVGLRAFHAGADLAVIQVQTTKPLPALPLAMSAPRKGEPVVTFGSPAGLSFTVSEGSVSALRTVDEVAPISHSLRSGGGLSLNSDCDLVQFTATTMPGHSGGPIVDYRGNVIGITSFALPHQGRSFEFAISYEEIRGLVKCLNEKPKPLKECWPEEAKEFDGLLGDKPLSGVRYGPAK from the coding sequence ATGAGCAGCGAGGAACAAGTCGAGATCAAATGCCTTGGGTGCGACAGGGTCTATTATCTGCCACCCGCGCAGGAAGATCGTCGCGCTAGATGCCGGGCTTGCGGGGATGAATTCACGATCCCAGCGACGCCCGTCTCGCGTCGGCCCCGCGGGCCGGAACGGCGGCGGCGGGTGTCGGCTCCTGACACCAAGTTGGCGGCGGATATCGCCGCGAACGCAACGAAGCTGAGCCAGCAGAAGAGACGCGATGAACATGGCGGCAGAAGCCTGTGGATGACCGTTTCCGCCGCCGCGATCGCCGCATTGCTTCTTCTCTGCTTCTTCTACTTCTTCAACGCCCCCCAGCACTCGGACACTGCCGATCGTCAGCCGGAGTACCTTCAGCGTGGCCGAGTGGGCAAGCTCGCCGCGCCACGGACTGAGTTCGAGTTCCAAACCCTCGCCGACCTCATCGAGAGCGTCGAGCCAGCGATTGTGCAGATCAATACGAACCGCAGCATTGGCAGCGGGTTTGTCGTCGATCCCGCGGGGCTGATTGTCACCTGCCATCACTGCGTTGATCAGGCGTCGTCTGCGAGGGTCACGTTCGCCAACGAGGCCGTGATGCCGGTCGTCGGCCTCCGCGCGTTTCATGCCGGCGCCGATTTGGCCGTAATCCAGGTGCAAACCACAAAGCCGCTCCCGGCCCTGCCCCTCGCCATGTCGGCGCCCAGAAAGGGCGAACCGGTGGTCACGTTCGGATCTCCTGCCGGGCTCTCGTTCACGGTCAGCGAGGGCTCGGTCAGCGCTCTGCGGACCGTCGATGAGGTTGCCCCAATCTCACACAGCCTCCGTAGCGGGGGAGGCCTGAGCCTGAACTCCGATTGCGATCTCGTGCAATTCACGGCGACGACCATGCCGGGCCACAGCGGCGGCCCGATCGTCGACTACCGCGGGAACGTGATCGGGATCACTTCGTTCGCTCTACCGCACCAGGGCCGCAGCTTCGAGTTCGCGATCTCGTATGAAGAGATCCGGGGCCTGGTTAAATGCCTCAACGAAAAACCCAAGCCGCTGAAGGAGTGCTGGCCTGAGGAGGCCAAAGAGTTCGACGGCCTGCTCGGTGATAAGCCACTGTCGGGCGTCCGCTACGGACCGGCCAAGTGA